One stretch of Streptomyces peucetius DNA includes these proteins:
- a CDS encoding RecB family exonuclease: MSLSPSRASDFMQCPLLYRFRVIDRLPEKPSEAATRGTLVHAVLERLFDDPATDRTAPRAKAMIPGQWDRLLQSRPELGELFAEDAGGERLSRWLGEAEQLVERWFTLEDPTRLEPAEREMFVETELESGLRLRGVIDRVDIAPTGEVRIVDYKTGKAPRPEYSEGALFQMKFYALVIWRLKQVVPRRLQLVYLGSGDVLTYDPVPADLERMERKLLALWEAIRLATETGDWRPRPTKLCGWCDHQSVCPEFGGTPPVYPLSVSPPPSAEDGQGRMGPV, encoded by the coding sequence ATGTCGCTCTCGCCGTCGCGCGCGAGCGACTTCATGCAGTGCCCGCTGCTCTACCGCTTCCGGGTGATCGACAGACTGCCTGAGAAGCCGAGCGAGGCGGCGACGCGCGGGACGCTGGTGCACGCGGTGCTGGAGCGGCTCTTCGACGATCCCGCCACCGACCGGACGGCGCCACGCGCCAAGGCGATGATTCCCGGCCAGTGGGACCGGCTGCTCCAGTCGCGGCCCGAGCTGGGCGAGCTCTTCGCCGAGGACGCCGGCGGGGAGCGGCTGTCGCGCTGGCTCGGCGAGGCCGAGCAGCTGGTGGAGCGGTGGTTCACGCTGGAGGACCCGACGCGGCTCGAGCCGGCCGAGCGGGAGATGTTCGTCGAGACCGAGCTGGAGTCCGGGCTGCGGCTGCGCGGCGTGATCGACCGGGTGGACATCGCGCCGACGGGCGAGGTGCGGATCGTCGACTACAAGACGGGCAAGGCCCCGCGTCCCGAGTACAGCGAGGGCGCGCTGTTCCAGATGAAGTTCTACGCGCTGGTGATCTGGCGTCTGAAGCAGGTGGTGCCGCGCCGGCTGCAGTTGGTGTACCTGGGCAGCGGCGATGTGCTGACGTACGACCCGGTGCCGGCCGATCTGGAGCGCATGGAGCGCAAGTTGCTGGCCCTGTGGGAGGCGATCCGGCTGGCCACGGAGACGGGTGACTGGCGGCCGCGGCCGACGAAGCTGTGCGGCTGGTGCGATCACCAGTCGGTGTGTCCGGAATTCGGCGGCACTCCCCCGGTTTATCCGCTGAGTGTTTCCCCGCCCCCGTCGGCGGAGGATGGTCAGGGCAGAATGGGCCCGGTCTAA
- the metH gene encoding methionine synthase, which translates to MASLPTPAADSRTRIEALREALATRVVVADGAMGTMLQAQDPTLEDFQNLEGCNEVLNVTRPDIVRSVHSAYLEVGVDCVETNTFGANHSAMGEYDIPERVYELSESGARIAREVADEFTASSGQQRWVLGSMGPGTKLPTLGHAPYTVLRDGFQQNAEGLIAGGADALLVETTQDLLQTKAAILGARRAMEAMGADLPLLCSLAFETTGTMLLGSEIGAALTALEPLGVDMIGLNCSTGPAEMSEHLRYLTRHSRIPLLCMPNAGLPVLTRDGAHFPLGPEGLADAQEQFVTDYGLSLVGGCCGTTPEHLRQLVERVRGVEPSARDPRPEPGAASLYQTVPFRQDTAYMAIGERTNANGSKKFREAMLEGRWDDCVEMARDQIREGAHMLDLCVDYVGRDGVADMEELAGRFATASTLPIVLDSTEVEVIRAGLEKLGGRAVINSVNYEDGDGPESRFAKVTRLAKEHGAALIALTIDEEGQARSAEHKVAIAERIIADLTGEWGIHESDILIDTLTFTICTGQEESRKDGVNTIEAIRELKRRHPEVQTTLGLSNISFGLNPAARILLNSVFLDECVKAGLDSAIVHASKILPIARFDEEQVTTALDLIYDRRREGYDPLQKLMELFEGATTKSLKAGKAEELAALPLDERLQRRIIDGEKNGLEADLDEALQSRPALDIVNDTLLEGMKVVGELFGSGQMQLPFVLQSAEVMKNAVAHLEPHMEKSDAEGKGTIVLATVRGDVHDIGKNLVDIILSNNGYNVVNLGIKQPVSAILEAAQEHRADVIGMSGLLVKSTVIMKENLEELNQRKMAADYPVILGGAALTRAYVEQDLHELYEGEVRYARDAFEGLRLMDALIGVKRGVPGAVLPELKQRRVRAAAGTVVEERPEEGAARSDVAIDNPVPTPPFWGTRVAKGIPLKDYASWLDEGALFKGQWGLKQSRAGDGPSYEELVESEGRPRLRGLLDRLQTDNLLEAAVVHGYFPCVSKGDDLIILGDDGAERTRFTFPRQRRGRRLCLADFFRPEESGETDVVGLQVVTVGSRIGEETAKLFEANAYREYLELHGLSVQLAEALAEYWHARVRAELGFGGEDPAQVEDMFALKYRGARFSLGYGACPDLEDRAKIAELLEPERIGVKLSEEFQLHPEQSTDAIVIHHPEAKYFNAR; encoded by the coding sequence ATGGCCTCGTTGCCGACCCCCGCCGCTGACAGCCGGACCCGTATCGAAGCACTGCGCGAAGCACTCGCCACCCGGGTGGTGGTCGCCGACGGCGCGATGGGCACGATGCTCCAGGCCCAGGATCCGACGCTCGAGGACTTCCAGAATCTCGAGGGCTGCAACGAGGTCCTCAACGTCACCCGCCCCGACATCGTGCGCTCCGTGCACTCCGCCTACCTCGAGGTGGGCGTCGACTGCGTGGAGACGAACACGTTCGGCGCAAACCACTCCGCGATGGGCGAGTACGACATCCCCGAGCGGGTGTACGAGCTGTCCGAGTCCGGCGCGCGGATCGCCCGCGAGGTTGCCGACGAGTTCACCGCGTCGAGCGGGCAGCAGCGCTGGGTCCTCGGCTCCATGGGCCCCGGCACCAAGCTCCCCACGCTCGGGCACGCCCCTTACACCGTGCTCAGGGACGGCTTCCAGCAGAACGCCGAGGGGCTGATCGCCGGCGGCGCGGACGCGCTGCTGGTGGAGACGACGCAGGACCTGCTCCAGACGAAGGCCGCGATCCTGGGCGCACGCCGCGCCATGGAGGCGATGGGCGCCGATCTTCCGCTGCTGTGCTCGCTCGCCTTCGAGACGACCGGCACGATGCTGCTCGGCTCCGAGATCGGGGCGGCGCTGACCGCGCTGGAGCCGCTCGGCGTCGACATGATCGGCCTGAACTGCTCCACCGGCCCCGCCGAGATGAGCGAACACCTGCGCTATCTCACGCGCCACTCCCGTATCCCGCTGCTGTGCATGCCCAACGCGGGTCTGCCGGTCCTCACCAGGGACGGCGCGCACTTCCCCCTCGGCCCCGAAGGGCTGGCCGACGCCCAGGAACAGTTCGTGACCGACTACGGCCTCTCCCTGGTGGGCGGCTGCTGCGGTACGACCCCGGAACATCTGCGTCAGCTCGTCGAGCGGGTGCGCGGTGTCGAGCCGTCGGCGCGGGATCCGCGTCCGGAGCCCGGGGCGGCCTCGCTCTACCAGACGGTGCCGTTCCGTCAGGACACCGCCTACATGGCGATCGGCGAGCGGACGAACGCGAACGGGTCGAAGAAGTTCCGCGAGGCGATGCTGGAGGGCCGCTGGGACGACTGTGTGGAGATGGCCCGCGACCAGATCCGCGAGGGCGCCCACATGCTCGACCTGTGTGTCGACTACGTCGGGCGCGACGGTGTTGCGGACATGGAGGAGCTGGCCGGCCGCTTCGCGACCGCTTCGACGTTGCCGATCGTGCTCGACTCGACCGAGGTGGAGGTGATCCGGGCGGGGTTGGAGAAGCTGGGTGGCCGTGCGGTCATCAACTCGGTGAACTACGAGGACGGTGACGGGCCCGAGTCGCGTTTCGCGAAGGTGACGCGGCTGGCGAAGGAGCACGGTGCGGCGCTGATCGCGTTGACGATCGACGAGGAGGGCCAGGCGCGGTCGGCCGAGCACAAGGTGGCGATCGCCGAGCGGATCATCGCGGATCTGACGGGTGAGTGGGGCATTCACGAGTCGGACATCCTCATCGACACGCTGACGTTCACGATCTGCACGGGGCAGGAGGAGTCCCGTAAGGACGGTGTCAACACGATCGAGGCGATCCGGGAGCTGAAGCGCCGTCACCCCGAGGTGCAGACGACGCTGGGCCTGTCGAACATTTCCTTCGGTCTGAACCCGGCCGCGCGGATTCTGCTGAACTCGGTCTTCCTGGACGAGTGTGTGAAGGCGGGTCTGGATTCGGCGATCGTGCACGCGTCGAAGATTCTGCCGATCGCCAGGTTCGACGAGGAGCAGGTCACCACGGCGCTGGATCTGATCTACGACCGTCGGCGTGAGGGTTATGACCCGCTGCAGAAGCTGATGGAGCTGTTCGAGGGTGCCACGACGAAGTCGTTGAAGGCGGGCAAGGCGGAGGAGCTCGCGGCGTTGCCGCTGGACGAGCGGCTGCAGCGGCGGATCATCGACGGGGAGAAGAACGGTCTGGAAGCGGATCTGGACGAGGCGCTCCAGTCCCGGCCGGCGCTGGACATCGTCAACGACACGCTGCTGGAGGGCATGAAGGTCGTCGGTGAGCTGTTCGGTTCGGGGCAGATGCAGCTGCCGTTCGTGCTGCAGTCGGCCGAGGTGATGAAGAACGCGGTGGCGCACCTGGAGCCGCACATGGAGAAGTCGGACGCGGAGGGCAAGGGCACGATCGTGCTGGCCACGGTCCGGGGTGATGTCCATGACATCGGCAAGAACCTGGTCGACATCATTTTGTCCAACAACGGCTACAACGTGGTCAACCTGGGGATCAAGCAGCCCGTCTCCGCGATCCTGGAGGCGGCTCAGGAGCACCGGGCCGATGTGATCGGTATGTCGGGTCTGCTGGTGAAGTCCACGGTGATCATGAAGGAGAACCTGGAGGAGCTCAACCAGCGCAAGATGGCCGCCGACTACCCGGTCATCCTGGGCGGTGCGGCGCTGACGCGTGCCTATGTCGAGCAGGACCTGCACGAGCTGTACGAGGGTGAGGTCCGCTACGCGCGGGACGCGTTCGAGGGGCTGCGTCTGATGGACGCGCTGATCGGGGTCAAGCGCGGTGTCCCGGGTGCGGTGCTGCCGGAGCTGAAGCAGCGCAGGGTCAGGGCGGCGGCGGGCACGGTGGTGGAGGAGCGGCCCGAGGAGGGCGCGGCCCGCTCGGACGTGGCGATCGACAACCCGGTGCCCACCCCGCCGTTCTGGGGCACCCGGGTCGCCAAGGGCATCCCGCTGAAGGACTACGCCTCCTGGCTCGACGAGGGCGCCCTGTTCAAGGGGCAGTGGGGGCTCAAGCAGTCCCGTGCCGGTGACGGGCCCTCCTACGAGGAGTTGGTGGAGAGCGAGGGCCGGCCGCGGCTGCGCGGTCTGCTGGACCGGCTGCAGACCGACAACCTCCTGGAAGCCGCCGTCGTCCACGGCTACTTCCCCTGCGTGTCCAAGGGCGACGACCTGATCATCCTCGGCGACGACGGCGCGGAACGCACCCGCTTCACCTTCCCCCGCCAGCGCCGCGGGCGTCGGCTGTGCCTGGCCGACTTCTTCCGCCCCGAGGAATCCGGCGAGACCGACGTGGTCGGACTCCAGGTCGTCACCGTCGGATCACGGATCGGCGAGGAGACCGCCAAACTCTTCGAGGCCAACGCCTACCGCGAGTACCTCGAACTCCACGGCCTGTCCGTCCAGCTCGCCGAAGCCCTCGCCGAGTACTGGCACGCCCGCGTCCGCGCCGAACTCGGCTTCGGCGGAGAGGACCCGGCCCAGGTGGAGGACATGTTCGCACTGAAGTACCGCGGCGCACGGTTCTCGCTCGGCTACGGCGCGTGCCCGGACCTCGAGGACCGCGCGAAGATCGCGGAGCTGCTCGAGCCGGAGCGGATCGGCGTCAAGCTCTCGGAGGAGTTCCAGCTCCACCCCGAGCAGTCCACCGACGCCATCGTGATTCACCACCCCGAGGCGAAGTATTTCAACGCGCGCTGA
- a CDS encoding site-2 protease family protein, whose translation MNEDDTSGERERARNGPDKPSGSGTPRRPAGPGGGILMGRPFGVPVYVAPSWFVVAALITWVFGGQLDRVLPELGNARYLVSLFFAVAFYASVLVHELAHTVAALRFKLPVRRIQLQFFGGVSEIEKETETPGREFWLAFVGPLLSLALAGVFYLSMYAVEPGTVPGVLLAGLMISNLIVAAFNLLPGLPLDGGRMLRAVVWKITGRPMAGTVAAAWVGRALAVAVLVGLPLLTHTGALGNSTEDIGGVETVTDALLAAILAAIIWTGAGNSLRMARLREHLPELAARALTRRAVPVESDTPLSEALRRANEAGARALVVVDGQGDPTGLVREAAIVGVPEHRRPWVAVGGLSQDLTEGMKVPAELAGEALLDTLRATPASEYLVVEETGEIYGVLSAADVERAFVAAMARPGS comes from the coding sequence GTGAACGAGGACGACACGAGCGGTGAGCGCGAGCGGGCGCGGAACGGGCCGGACAAGCCGTCCGGCAGCGGCACGCCGCGTCGCCCCGCCGGGCCCGGCGGCGGCATTCTCATGGGCCGCCCCTTCGGCGTGCCCGTCTACGTCGCCCCCAGCTGGTTCGTCGTCGCCGCGCTGATCACCTGGGTCTTCGGCGGACAGCTCGACCGCGTGCTCCCCGAGCTGGGCAACGCGCGCTACCTCGTGTCCCTGTTCTTCGCCGTCGCCTTCTACGCCTCCGTGCTCGTCCACGAACTGGCCCACACCGTCGCGGCCCTCCGGTTCAAGCTCCCGGTGCGCCGCATCCAGCTCCAGTTCTTCGGCGGCGTCTCCGAGATCGAGAAGGAGACGGAGACCCCGGGCCGCGAATTCTGGCTCGCCTTCGTCGGACCGCTTCTCTCCCTCGCCCTCGCCGGCGTCTTCTACCTCAGCATGTACGCGGTGGAGCCGGGCACCGTGCCCGGCGTGCTCCTCGCCGGACTGATGATCTCCAACCTGATCGTGGCCGCCTTCAACCTGCTGCCCGGTCTCCCCCTCGACGGCGGCCGGATGCTGCGCGCCGTCGTCTGGAAGATCACCGGCAGGCCCATGGCCGGCACCGTCGCCGCCGCATGGGTCGGCCGGGCACTGGCCGTCGCCGTCCTCGTCGGCCTGCCACTGCTCACCCACACCGGCGCCCTCGGGAACTCCACCGAGGACATCGGGGGAGTGGAGACCGTCACCGACGCCCTGCTCGCCGCCATCCTGGCCGCGATCATCTGGACCGGAGCCGGCAACAGCCTGCGGATGGCCCGCCTGCGCGAACACCTGCCGGAACTCGCCGCCCGCGCGCTGACCCGCCGCGCCGTGCCCGTCGAGTCCGACACCCCCCTGTCGGAGGCCCTGCGCCGCGCCAACGAGGCCGGAGCCCGCGCCCTCGTCGTCGTGGACGGCCAGGGAGACCCGACCGGACTCGTCCGCGAGGCCGCCATCGTCGGGGTCCCGGAGCACCGCCGCCCCTGGGTCGCGGTCGGCGGCCTGTCCCAGGACCTCACCGAAGGCATGAAGGTCCCCGCGGAGCTCGCCGGCGAAGCGCTGCTCGACACCCTGCGTGCCACCCCCGCCAGTGAGTACCTCGTCGTCGAGGAGACCGGTGAGATCTACGGCGTCCTGTCCGCCGCGGACGTCGAGCGGGCCTTCGTCGCGGCCATGGCACGCCCCGGTTCCTGA
- a CDS encoding ferredoxin → MTVQHEVPTDGAAEALEVWIDQDLCTGDGICAQYAPEVFELDIDGLAYVKSGEDELLQDAGATTPVPLPLLNDVVDSAKECPGDCIHVRRVSDKVEVYGPDAK, encoded by the coding sequence ATGACCGTGCAGCACGAGGTTCCCACCGACGGCGCCGCAGAGGCGCTCGAGGTCTGGATCGACCAGGACCTGTGCACCGGGGACGGAATCTGCGCGCAGTACGCCCCCGAGGTCTTCGAGCTCGACATCGACGGACTGGCGTACGTGAAGTCGGGTGAGGACGAACTGCTCCAGGACGCGGGCGCCACAACCCCGGTGCCGCTGCCCCTGCTGAACGACGTCGTGGACTCCGCGAAGGAGTGTCCGGGCGACTGCATCCACGTCCGACGGGTTTCGGACAAGGTGGAGGTCTACGGGCCCGACGCGAAGTGA
- a CDS encoding response regulator, translated as MAIRVLLVDDQPLLRTGFRMILEAEQDIAVVGEAGDGLQALDQVRALQPDVVLMDIRMPRMDGVEATRQITGPDRDGPAKVLVLTTFDLDEYVVEALRAGASGFLLKDAPAGELVQAIRVVAAGEAMLAPSITRRLLDKYADHLPSGEEPVPDTLHTLTDREVEVLKLVARGLSNAEIAADLFVSETTVKTHVGHVLTKLSLRDRVQAAVYAYESGLVRPGAQ; from the coding sequence GTGGCTATCCGCGTCCTACTGGTCGACGACCAACCGCTGCTGCGCACCGGTTTCCGGATGATCCTCGAGGCCGAGCAGGACATCGCGGTGGTCGGCGAGGCCGGGGACGGCCTCCAGGCCCTCGACCAGGTGCGGGCGCTCCAGCCCGACGTGGTGCTGATGGACATCCGGATGCCCCGGATGGACGGTGTGGAGGCGACCCGGCAGATCACCGGACCCGACCGGGACGGCCCGGCGAAGGTCCTGGTCCTGACGACCTTCGATCTGGACGAGTACGTCGTAGAGGCGTTGCGGGCCGGCGCGAGCGGCTTCCTGCTGAAGGACGCGCCCGCCGGCGAGCTGGTCCAGGCGATCCGGGTGGTCGCCGCGGGCGAGGCCATGCTGGCGCCGAGCATCACCCGCAGACTGCTCGACAAGTACGCCGATCACCTGCCGTCCGGCGAGGAGCCGGTCCCGGACACGCTGCACACGCTGACGGACCGTGAGGTGGAGGTGCTCAAGCTGGTCGCCCGCGGACTGTCCAACGCGGAGATCGCGGCGGACCTCTTCGTCAGCGAGACGACCGTCAAGACGCACGTCGGCCATGTGCTGACGAAGCTCAGTCTCCGCGACCGGGTCCAGGCAGCGGTGTACGCGTACGAGAGCGGTCTCGTGCGCCCCGGCGCGCAGTAG
- a CDS encoding IclR family transcriptional regulator: MAKNIQSLERAAAMLRLLAGGERRLGLSDIASSLDLAKGTAHGILRTLQAEGFVEQDAASGRYQLGAELLRLGNSYLDVHELRARALVWTDDLARSSGESVHLGVLHQHGVLIVHHVFRPDDSRQVLEVGAMHPLHSTALGKVLAAYDPVAHTEALEVDRKAFTPRTVTDLEDFESVLDHARARGWAADVEETWHGVAAVAAPIHDRRRMPVGAIAITGAVERICDGGELRSELVAAVRDCARAVSRDLGAGRF, from the coding sequence ATGGCGAAGAACATCCAGTCACTGGAGCGGGCGGCGGCCATGCTGCGACTGCTCGCAGGCGGAGAACGCCGACTGGGCCTGTCGGACATCGCGTCGTCACTCGACCTGGCCAAGGGTACGGCTCATGGCATCCTGCGGACCCTGCAGGCGGAGGGTTTCGTCGAGCAGGACGCCGCTTCTGGCCGCTACCAGCTGGGCGCCGAGCTCCTGCGTCTCGGCAACAGCTATCTGGACGTGCACGAGCTGCGGGCGCGTGCGCTGGTCTGGACCGACGACCTGGCCCGCTCCAGCGGCGAGAGCGTCCACCTCGGCGTCCTGCACCAGCACGGCGTGCTGATCGTGCACCACGTCTTCCGGCCCGACGACAGCCGCCAGGTGCTCGAGGTGGGGGCCATGCACCCCCTGCACTCGACCGCCCTCGGCAAGGTCCTCGCCGCGTACGACCCGGTGGCGCACACCGAGGCGCTCGAGGTCGACCGCAAGGCCTTCACACCCAGAACGGTGACGGATCTCGAGGACTTCGAGTCGGTGCTCGACCACGCCCGGGCGCGCGGCTGGGCCGCCGATGTGGAGGAGACCTGGCACGGCGTCGCCGCCGTCGCCGCGCCGATCCACGACCGGCGTCGCATGCCCGTGGGCGCGATCGCCATCACGGGGGCCGTGGAGCGGATCTGCGACGGCGGCGAGCTGCGTTCCGAGCTGGTGGCGGCGGTGCGGGACTGCGCCCGCGCGGTGTCGCGGGACCTCGGCGCCGGGCGGTTCTGA
- a CDS encoding ABC transporter substrate-binding protein, with product MNRKTLVLPAVVGLLAPVLVACGSTDGGSGGGDAIVVGTTDQFVAGEDAPAPLDPAYAYDTGAWNVLRQTLQTLMHTPRGGGEPVPDAAESCIFTDTVSESYRCKLRSGLQFADGTPVTAEDVKFSIERVLEIDADNGTAALLSNIDTIETKGDNEIIFHLATPDATFPYKLSTPAAGIVSKEKYDGKKLREGFQVDGSGPYTMKTETDGDRISKVVFTKNPKYKGDLKLKNDKVVLRSFPDADSMGRALDSGDIDLMTRAMSPEQIRDMLENPKDGVKLTEMPGLEIRYLAFDTSDPVVKDKAVRQAMASLVDRGQIAGEVYGATAEPLYSLIPKSISAHTNSFFNKYGEPSRKEAAALLSEAGIDTPVKLTLHYTTDHYGEGTAKEFEALRDQLNASELFDVRIQGTEWSKFRPAQKRGDYAVYGLGWFPDFPDPDNYTAPFLGEGNFLNSPYVSDKARALIPQSRREVDRTAAAPAFKQIQEIVAKDVPVLPLWQGKQYVAARDDITGVEWVLNSSSDLQLWELSKGGTA from the coding sequence ATGAACCGTAAGACTTTGGTGCTGCCGGCCGTGGTCGGCCTGCTCGCGCCCGTGCTCGTCGCCTGCGGCAGCACGGACGGCGGGTCCGGCGGCGGTGATGCCATAGTCGTGGGCACCACGGACCAGTTCGTCGCCGGTGAGGACGCCCCGGCACCCCTGGACCCGGCCTACGCCTACGACACCGGCGCCTGGAACGTCCTGCGGCAGACCCTGCAGACGCTGATGCACACCCCCCGCGGCGGCGGCGAGCCCGTCCCGGACGCGGCGGAGTCCTGCATCTTCACCGACACCGTGAGCGAGAGTTACCGCTGCAAGCTGCGCAGCGGCCTCCAGTTCGCCGACGGCACCCCGGTGACCGCGGAGGACGTCAAGTTCTCCATCGAGCGTGTCCTGGAGATCGACGCCGACAACGGCACCGCCGCCCTGCTCTCGAACATCGACACCATCGAGACCAAGGGCGACAACGAGATCATCTTCCATCTCGCCACGCCCGACGCCACCTTCCCGTACAAGCTCTCGACGCCGGCCGCCGGCATCGTCAGCAAGGAGAAGTACGACGGGAAGAAGCTGCGCGAGGGCTTCCAGGTCGACGGCTCCGGCCCGTACACGATGAAGACCGAGACCGACGGCGACAGGATCTCCAAGGTCGTCTTCACCAAGAACCCGAAGTACAAGGGCGACCTGAAGCTCAAGAACGACAAGGTCGTCCTGCGCTCGTTCCCCGACGCCGACTCGATGGGCAGGGCCCTGGACTCCGGCGACATCGATCTGATGACCCGTGCCATGTCGCCGGAGCAGATCCGGGACATGCTGGAGAACCCCAAGGACGGCGTCAAGCTCACCGAGATGCCCGGCCTGGAGATCCGCTACCTCGCCTTCGACACCAGCGACCCGGTGGTGAAGGACAAGGCGGTCCGGCAGGCCATGGCGTCGCTCGTCGACCGCGGCCAGATCGCCGGCGAGGTGTACGGCGCCACCGCCGAGCCGCTCTACTCCCTCATCCCGAAGAGCATCTCCGCGCACACCAACTCGTTCTTCAACAAGTACGGCGAGCCCAGCCGCAAGGAGGCCGCCGCTCTGCTGAGCGAGGCCGGCATCGACACCCCGGTCAAGCTGACGCTGCACTACACCACCGACCATTATGGCGAGGGAACGGCCAAGGAGTTCGAGGCGCTCCGCGACCAGCTGAACGCCAGCGAGCTCTTCGACGTCAGGATCCAGGGCACCGAGTGGTCCAAGTTCCGGCCCGCACAGAAGCGCGGCGACTACGCCGTCTACGGACTCGGCTGGTTCCCCGACTTCCCGGACCCGGACAACTACACCGCGCCGTTCCTCGGCGAGGGCAACTTCCTCAACTCGCCCTACGTGAGCGACAAGGCCCGTGCGCTCATCCCGCAGTCGCGGCGTGAGGTCGACCGCACGGCGGCCGCCCCGGCCTTCAAGCAGATCCAGGAGATCGTGGCCAAGGACGTCCCCGTGCTGCCGTTGTGGCAGGGCAAGCAGTACGTCGCGGCGCGCGACGACATCACCGGCGTCGAGTGGGTGCTGAACTCCAGCTCCGACCTGCAGCTGTGGGAGCTGTCCAAGGGCGGCACCGCCTGA
- a CDS encoding HAD family hydrolase, producing MTSTVPASLTRSAEAAALQAVFLDMDGTLVDTEGFWWDAEVEVFADLGHRLDEKWRDVVVGGPMTRSAGYLIEATGADITLPELTVLLNDKFEERIGRGVPLMPGAERLLTELARHNVPTALVSASHRRIIDRVLDSLGRRHFALSVAGDEVPRTKPHPDPYLLAAQGVGADPARCAVVEDTATGVAAAEAAGCRVVAVPSVAPIQPSDGRVVVSSLEEVDLVFLRTLISARH from the coding sequence ATGACCAGCACGGTCCCCGCGTCGCTGACCCGTTCGGCGGAAGCGGCCGCACTGCAGGCCGTATTTCTCGACATGGACGGCACTCTCGTCGACACCGAGGGATTCTGGTGGGACGCGGAGGTGGAGGTCTTCGCCGACCTCGGTCACCGGCTGGACGAGAAATGGCGGGACGTGGTGGTCGGCGGCCCCATGACCCGCAGCGCCGGCTATCTCATCGAGGCCACCGGCGCCGACATCACCCTCCCGGAACTGACCGTGCTGCTCAACGACAAGTTCGAGGAGCGGATCGGCCGCGGCGTGCCCCTGATGCCGGGCGCCGAGAGGCTGCTCACCGAACTGGCCAGGCACAATGTGCCCACCGCGCTGGTCTCCGCCTCGCACCGGCGGATCATCGACCGCGTCCTCGACTCCCTCGGCCGCCGGCACTTCGCCCTCTCGGTCGCCGGTGACGAGGTGCCGCGCACCAAGCCGCACCCCGATCCCTATCTGCTCGCGGCCCAGGGGGTCGGCGCGGACCCGGCGAGATGCGCCGTCGTGGAGGACACAGCGACCGGTGTGGCTGCCGCGGAGGCCGCGGGCTGCCGTGTGGTCGCCGTCCCGTCGGTGGCGCCGATCCAGCCGTCCGACGGACGGGTGGTCGTATCGTCCCTTGAAGAAGTCGACCTTGTTTTCCTGCGGACGCTGATCAGCGCCAGGCACTGA
- a CDS encoding tRNA (adenine-N1)-methyltransferase — MSEPTGAARRRGPFKVGDQVQLTDPKGRHYTFTLEAGKNFHTHKGSFPHDELIGAPEGSVVRTTGNVAYLALRPLLPDYVLSMPRGAAVVYPKDAGQILAFADIFPGARVVEAGVGSGSLSSFLLRAIGDHGMLHSYERRADFAEIAQANVERYFGGPHPAWQLTVGDLQDNLTDADVDRVILDMLAPWECLEAVSKALVPGGILCCYVATTTQLARTVESIREIGCFAEPQPWESMIRNWHVEGLAVRPDHRMIGHTGFLVTARRLADGVEPPMRRRRPAKGAYGEDYEGPNKG; from the coding sequence ATGTCCGAACCGACCGGTGCCGCCCGCCGTCGCGGGCCCTTCAAGGTCGGGGACCAGGTCCAGCTCACCGACCCCAAGGGACGCCACTACACGTTCACGCTCGAGGCCGGAAAGAACTTCCACACCCACAAGGGTTCTTTCCCGCACGACGAGCTGATCGGCGCTCCCGAGGGCAGTGTTGTCCGAACCACGGGAAACGTCGCCTACCTCGCGCTGCGCCCCCTGCTCCCCGACTACGTCCTGTCCATGCCCCGCGGCGCCGCCGTGGTCTACCCCAAGGACGCGGGGCAGATCCTGGCCTTCGCCGACATCTTCCCCGGCGCCCGCGTCGTGGAGGCCGGGGTCGGCTCGGGCTCGCTCAGCAGCTTCCTCCTGCGCGCCATCGGCGACCACGGCATGCTGCACTCCTACGAGCGCCGCGCGGACTTCGCCGAAATCGCCCAGGCGAACGTCGAGCGCTACTTCGGCGGCCCGCACCCCGCCTGGCAGCTCACCGTCGGCGACCTCCAGGACAACCTGACCGACGCCGACGTCGACCGGGTCATCCTGGACATGCTCGCCCCCTGGGAGTGCCTCGAGGCCGTCTCCAAGGCGCTTGTGCCCGGCGGCATCCTGTGCTGCTACGTCGCCACCACGACCCAGCTCGCGCGCACCGTCGAGTCCATCCGGGAGATCGGCTGCTTCGCCGAGCCCCAGCCGTGGGAGTCGATGATCCGCAACTGGCACGTCGAGGGCCTGGCCGTGCGCCCTGATCACCGGATGATCGGCCACACCGGCTTCCTGGTCACCGCCCGCCGCCTCGCCGACGGTGTCGAGCCCCCGATGCGCCGCCGCCGGCCCGCCAAGGGCGCGTACGGCGAGGACTACGAGGGCCCCAACAAGGGCTGA